From Bacillota bacterium:
ACCGACAGGCCGGTCTCCGGCCCTGCGTTATCACTCCACCGCCATGGGTTTAGGACCGGTCATGCCTTGCCAGGAATTCCCGGACCTGCGTGACAAACCTCGAGATGTCCTCGAGGTCATTTACTAAGATCCCGTAGAGCTCTTCATCGGTTACCTCGCTGTAGAGGTGCACCATCCGGTTACGGTATCCAGCCATCTTAAGCAATCTCTCTCCTAGGGCGTCATCCACTA
This genomic window contains:
- a CDS encoding DUF86 domain-containing protein, with product MPKAEFLADAFKTGATESYLRRSLEAIFDIGRHILAKTACLDLAAEYKAIARGLMENKIVDDALGERLLKMAGYRNRMVHLYSEVTDEELYGILVNDLEDISRFVTQVREFLARHDRS